One Nocardioidaceae bacterium SCSIO 66511 genomic window carries:
- a CDS encoding antibiotic biosynthesis monooxygenase, whose protein sequence is MIFIVVKFTVKPEHRDEWLDRVRDFTEATRAEPGNLWFDWSRSVDDPDQFILIEAFADGDAGAQHVSNPHFQAGLDTMRPMLARTPDIINVDMPGDGWSRMGELDLGD, encoded by the coding sequence ATGATCTTCATCGTCGTCAAGTTCACCGTCAAGCCCGAGCATCGCGACGAGTGGCTCGATCGGGTCAGAGACTTCACCGAGGCGACCCGGGCCGAGCCAGGCAACCTCTGGTTCGACTGGTCGCGCAGTGTCGACGACCCCGACCAGTTCATCCTCATCGAGGCGTTCGCCGACGGCGATGCCGGCGCGCAGCATGTGTCCAATCCGCATTTCCAGGCCGGACTCGACACGATGCGCCCGATGCTGGCCCGTACGCCGGACATCATCAACGTCGACATGCCCGGCGACGGCTGGTCGAGGATGGGCGAGCTCGACCTCGGCGACTAG
- a CDS encoding NmrA family transcriptional regulator, translating into MNETTKNFSQPVLVVGGTGKTGSRVAQRLDELGVPTRIGSRKSTPAFDWQDRATWPGAVRGVRAAYISYAPDLAVPGSVEDMAAFVKTAADAGVEHLVLLSGRGEEEAVACERVVQDSGLEWTVLRSSFFAQNFSEGFWRDELMATGELSLPVGGVREPFIDIDDIAEAAVRALTEDGHQNKLYELTGPRLLTFAEAVHEVSEASGRELRFRAVSAQEYADAMSAMEVPAEVQSLLGYLFSTVLDGRNASVTDGVEQALGRSARDFGEYAKAAAATGAWDA; encoded by the coding sequence ATGAACGAAACCACGAAAAACTTCAGTCAACCAGTACTCGTCGTCGGCGGCACCGGCAAGACCGGCAGCCGCGTCGCACAACGGCTAGACGAGCTCGGCGTACCCACCCGGATCGGCTCTCGCAAGAGCACGCCGGCATTCGACTGGCAGGATCGAGCGACCTGGCCGGGGGCCGTACGCGGCGTCCGCGCGGCGTACATCTCGTACGCACCCGACCTCGCCGTACCGGGCTCGGTCGAGGACATGGCGGCGTTCGTCAAGACCGCGGCCGATGCGGGTGTCGAGCATCTCGTGCTGTTGTCCGGTCGCGGTGAGGAGGAAGCCGTTGCCTGCGAACGCGTCGTACAGGACTCCGGGCTCGAATGGACCGTACTGCGATCCAGCTTCTTTGCCCAGAACTTCAGCGAAGGGTTCTGGCGCGACGAACTGATGGCCACCGGCGAGCTGTCGCTGCCGGTCGGAGGCGTACGTGAGCCCTTCATCGACATCGACGACATCGCCGAGGCCGCAGTACGCGCGCTGACCGAGGACGGCCATCAGAACAAGCTGTACGAACTGACCGGCCCACGCTTGCTGACCTTCGCCGAAGCCGTGCATGAGGTCTCGGAGGCGTCCGGGCGAGAGCTCCGGTTCCGTGCGGTCAGCGCACAGGAGTACGCGGATGCGATGTCGGCAATGGAGGTGCCAGCCGAGGTCCAGTCGTTGCTCGGCTACCTGTTCTCAACGGTGCTCGACGGACGCAACGCATCGGTGACCGACGGGGTCGAGCAGGCGCTCGGACGTTCGGCACGCGACTTCGGTGAGTACGCGAAGGCGGCCGCGGCGACCGGGGCTTGGGACGCCTAA
- a CDS encoding MarR family winged helix-turn-helix transcriptional regulator translates to MASQGDDDQQLWKPRAAYLLSAVGTQSSKLWQARLKPLGVDAREMVVLRMVASEPGRTQRSLGPALDVPPSRIVAVIDGLESRGLIERRARPDDRRANALHLTRRGKTMLSKLMTVSREHEEAMTESLSESEHQALIRILTKIAQHEQLAEGGHPGFGDPDPA, encoded by the coding sequence GTGGCGAGTCAGGGTGACGATGATCAGCAACTGTGGAAGCCGCGGGCCGCGTACCTGCTGTCGGCCGTCGGCACCCAGTCGTCGAAGCTCTGGCAGGCGCGGCTGAAGCCGCTCGGGGTCGACGCGCGCGAGATGGTCGTGCTCCGCATGGTTGCCTCCGAGCCGGGGCGTACGCAACGCTCTCTCGGTCCTGCCCTCGACGTACCCCCGAGCCGGATCGTCGCCGTGATCGACGGGCTCGAGAGCCGCGGGTTGATCGAGCGTCGGGCGCGACCGGACGACCGACGGGCCAACGCACTGCACCTGACGCGTCGCGGCAAGACCATGCTGTCCAAGCTGATGACGGTCTCGCGCGAGCACGAGGAAGCGATGACCGAGAGCCTGAGCGAGTCGGAACACCAGGCGCTCATCCGCATTCTCACCAAGATCGCCCAACATGAGCAGCTCGCCGAGGGCGGGCATCCAGGCTTCGGCGACCCTGATCCCGCGTAG
- a CDS encoding GNAT family N-acetyltransferase produces the protein MPTPFSTKPTLHGDLVTLRPFDASDVSVMAAIIAEPEVGRLTGSYNSTAELGNGVPVVDDELRDWYSSRNEQADRLDLAVVDNASGECVGEVVLNGYDEGSASCNFRTLFGENGRDRGLGTEAGKLIVAYGFDELGLHRIALEVYAFNPRARRAYEKVGFVHEGTLRDALRFDDEWVDASVMSMLATDPRP, from the coding sequence ATGCCTACACCGTTCTCGACGAAACCAACCCTTCACGGAGACCTCGTCACGTTACGCCCGTTCGACGCGAGCGACGTTTCCGTGATGGCCGCGATCATCGCCGAGCCCGAAGTCGGTCGGCTCACCGGAAGCTACAACTCGACAGCAGAGCTGGGCAACGGCGTACCGGTGGTCGACGACGAGTTGCGCGACTGGTACTCGAGCCGCAACGAGCAGGCCGACCGACTCGATCTCGCCGTCGTCGACAACGCCAGCGGCGAGTGCGTGGGGGAGGTCGTGCTCAACGGGTACGACGAGGGGTCGGCCTCCTGCAACTTCCGGACGCTGTTCGGTGAGAACGGGCGCGACCGCGGTCTCGGCACCGAGGCGGGCAAACTGATCGTCGCGTACGGGTTCGACGAGCTGGGTCTTCATCGCATCGCACTCGAGGTCTACGCGTTCAACCCACGCGCACGCCGCGCGTACGAGAAGGTCGGGTTCGTCCACGAGGGCACCTTGCGCGACGCGCTCCGCTTCGACGACGAATGGGTCGACGCGAGCGTTATGTCGATGTTGGCAACAGATCCGCGGCCGTGA
- a CDS encoding IclR family transcriptional regulator, with translation MMSVVAQDVSVPLPQSPPREESAPVAGTVKSVARAFRALEFVAARRDGASAKEIAAHLDIALPSTYHLLATLVESGYLVHLANNARFGIGYQVRVLERGLTNQLEVPKAIRDAIAHLHVQADAAAYYAVYRETDVVLAHVVDSAQRPRVQALDVGFHEASHATAFGKVMLAAMDAEQRSDYLRRFSLRACTTRTITDLRTLERHLDHVRESGIALEIGEFQDGIACMAAPVRTPAGEVVATVAISIPLGLFAKRRWDLERAVRHGALVANRALSVG, from the coding sequence ATGATGTCGGTGGTCGCGCAGGACGTCTCGGTGCCTTTGCCGCAGTCCCCGCCGCGGGAGGAGTCCGCGCCCGTTGCCGGTACGGTGAAGTCGGTCGCCCGCGCGTTTCGTGCGCTGGAGTTCGTGGCGGCACGTCGCGACGGCGCCTCGGCCAAGGAGATCGCGGCCCACCTCGATATCGCACTTCCGTCCACGTACCACCTGCTGGCCACGCTCGTGGAGAGCGGCTACTTGGTGCATCTCGCGAACAACGCGCGCTTCGGGATCGGCTATCAGGTACGCGTGCTCGAGCGGGGCCTGACCAATCAGCTCGAGGTGCCCAAGGCGATCCGCGATGCCATCGCCCATCTGCACGTTCAGGCCGACGCGGCCGCGTACTATGCGGTTTACCGGGAGACCGATGTGGTGCTTGCGCACGTGGTCGACTCGGCGCAACGCCCGCGCGTACAGGCACTCGACGTCGGCTTTCATGAGGCCAGCCACGCAACGGCATTCGGCAAGGTGATGCTCGCGGCGATGGACGCCGAGCAGCGATCCGACTACCTCCGGCGCTTCAGCCTGCGGGCCTGCACCACCAGGACGATCACGGATCTCCGGACGCTCGAGCGACACCTCGACCACGTACGCGAGTCGGGTATCGCACTCGAGATCGGTGAGTTCCAAGACGGTATCGCCTGCATGGCAGCACCCGTGCGTACGCCGGCCGGAGAGGTTGTCGCGACCGTGGCAATCTCCATTCCGCTCGGGTTGTTCGCCAAGCGGCGTTGGGATCTCGAGCGTGCGGTGCGCCATGGAGCCCTCGTCGCGAACCGCGCCCTGAGCGTGGGCTGA
- a CDS encoding MFS transporter: protein MSVATPVRMATPTGRWLLAATILGSSIAMLDATVVNVALPRLGADLDAGVGGLQWTLNGYTLALASLILLGGALGDRWGRRRIFVVGVVWFAAASALCGLAPNVELLVAARVLQGVGGALLTPGSLALISASIDERDRGKAIGAWSGIGGVASAAGPIFGGWLVDAVSWRAVFLINVPIAVVIVWVALRHVPESRDESAADGIDLAGVVLGAVGLAALTYGLIAATLSVTVVGLVVMLVFVWWQSRATDPLMPLTLFSNRVFAASNLVTLVVYAALGGTFFLFVLFLQVVVDYSPLAAGAASLPITLLMLLLSPYAGALGERIGPRIPMTVGPLVGACGLLLMLRIDADSSYVADVLPGVLVFGLGLSIMVAPLTTAVLSAAPSSQAGLASGINNAIARTGQLLAVAALPSLVGIVGGGYADPQIVDDGFTTAMLICAGLLVAGAITAAALVRRGPNEHEIPVERQRRCGVDSTAPYPE, encoded by the coding sequence ATGTCCGTGGCGACTCCGGTCCGGATGGCAACCCCCACCGGCCGTTGGCTGCTCGCCGCGACGATTCTCGGCTCGAGTATCGCGATGCTCGATGCGACGGTGGTCAACGTCGCGCTGCCACGGCTGGGTGCTGATCTGGACGCAGGCGTCGGCGGACTGCAATGGACGCTCAACGGATACACGCTCGCCCTCGCCTCGCTGATCCTGCTCGGCGGCGCCCTCGGTGACCGTTGGGGCCGCCGGCGGATCTTCGTCGTGGGGGTGGTGTGGTTCGCTGCCGCGTCGGCGCTGTGCGGTCTGGCGCCGAACGTCGAACTGCTTGTTGCTGCGCGCGTACTTCAAGGTGTCGGGGGTGCACTGCTCACACCCGGAAGTCTTGCCCTGATATCCGCCTCGATCGACGAACGTGACCGAGGGAAGGCGATCGGTGCTTGGTCGGGTATCGGCGGCGTCGCCTCTGCCGCCGGGCCGATCTTCGGCGGCTGGCTCGTCGATGCAGTCAGCTGGCGGGCTGTGTTCCTGATCAACGTGCCCATCGCAGTGGTGATCGTATGGGTCGCACTGCGGCACGTACCGGAGTCGCGCGACGAGTCTGCCGCGGACGGCATCGACTTGGCTGGCGTGGTCCTCGGTGCCGTCGGCCTCGCGGCACTCACGTACGGGCTGATCGCGGCGACCCTGTCGGTCACGGTCGTCGGACTCGTCGTGATGCTGGTGTTCGTGTGGTGGCAGAGCCGTGCAACGGATCCGCTGATGCCGCTGACGTTGTTCTCGAACCGAGTCTTCGCAGCGTCGAACCTCGTCACCCTCGTCGTGTACGCGGCGCTCGGCGGTACGTTCTTCCTGTTCGTGCTGTTCCTACAGGTTGTCGTCGACTATTCGCCGCTCGCCGCCGGCGCCGCCAGCCTTCCGATCACCCTGCTGATGCTGCTGCTCTCCCCGTACGCCGGCGCGCTCGGCGAACGCATCGGACCGCGGATCCCCATGACCGTCGGCCCACTCGTCGGAGCCTGTGGACTGCTCCTGATGCTGCGAATCGACGCCGACTCGTCGTACGTCGCCGATGTGCTGCCCGGTGTCCTCGTGTTCGGCCTCGGGCTGTCGATCATGGTGGCGCCGCTCACGACCGCGGTCCTGTCCGCGGCGCCGTCCAGCCAGGCCGGTCTCGCCTCGGGCATCAACAACGCGATAGCGCGTACCGGCCAGTTGCTCGCGGTGGCGGCCCTACCGTCGCTGGTCGGGATCGTCGGCGGCGGCTACGCCGATCCGCAGATCGTCGACGACGGGTTCACCACGGCCATGCTGATCTGCGCGGGTCTGCTCGTTGCCGGCGCGATCACCGCTGCGGCTCTCGTACGACGCGGACCGAATGAGCACGAGATCCCGGTGGAGCGGCAGCGGCGGTGTGGTGTGGACTCTACGGCGCCCTACCCGGAATAG
- a CDS encoding carbonic anhydrase, with the protein MADADSTETRAFDDLLEANRAFADTFALSGFDGVARAGVAMVTCMDSRIDPLGMIGLKPGDAKILRNPGGRVTDQALVALVLGVNLLNVSRVLIVEHTRCAMTTASEPEVRGKITEASGTDASWMSIGVIDDQESCVREDVAKVRSHPLIANSVSVGGFLYDVDTGLLNRVG; encoded by the coding sequence GTGGCTGACGCTGACTCTACCGAGACCAGGGCCTTCGACGATCTGCTCGAGGCCAACCGTGCGTTCGCGGACACGTTCGCATTGTCCGGATTCGACGGTGTTGCCCGGGCCGGAGTAGCGATGGTCACGTGTATGGACTCGCGCATCGATCCGCTCGGGATGATCGGGCTGAAGCCGGGCGACGCCAAGATCCTGCGTAACCCCGGCGGCCGAGTGACCGACCAGGCGCTGGTAGCGCTCGTCCTCGGCGTGAACCTGTTGAACGTGTCGCGGGTGCTCATCGTCGAGCACACCCGCTGCGCGATGACGACAGCGTCGGAGCCCGAGGTACGCGGGAAGATCACCGAAGCGAGTGGCACCGACGCCTCCTGGATGTCGATCGGCGTGATCGATGATCAGGAGTCATGCGTCAGGGAGGATGTGGCGAAGGTGCGGTCGCATCCGTTGATCGCCAACTCGGTCTCCGTCGGCGGATTCCTGTACGACGTCGACACGGGGCTGCTGAACCGGGTCGGTTAG
- a CDS encoding Hsp20/alpha crystallin family protein, with the protein MNTLALRARRDPFAEFDALVRNAFGPTNVRTTGFSPAAEVSRDGDDAIVRVELPGVDVENDVTVEVDDGRLVVRGERRDERTEESDGRSLREISYGEFRRSFTLPKHIDSEAISASYDAGVLSVRVTDAYATKQAARIAIANGAPAVEAPADES; encoded by the coding sequence ATGAACACATTGGCACTGCGCGCCAGGCGGGATCCGTTCGCCGAGTTCGACGCGCTCGTCCGCAACGCCTTCGGTCCGACGAACGTCCGTACGACCGGTTTCTCACCGGCAGCCGAGGTCAGTCGCGACGGCGACGACGCGATCGTACGAGTCGAGCTACCCGGCGTCGACGTCGAGAACGACGTCACGGTCGAGGTCGACGATGGGCGTCTGGTCGTACGCGGTGAGCGTCGCGACGAGCGCACCGAGGAGAGCGACGGCCGTAGCCTCCGCGAGATCAGCTACGGAGAGTTCCGTCGATCATTCACCCTGCCGAAGCACATCGACTCCGAGGCGATCTCCGCCTCGTATGACGCCGGTGTGCTGAGTGTCCGTGTCACCGACGCGTACGCGACCAAGCAGGCCGCGCGCATCGCGATCGCCAACGGCGCACCCGCAGTCGAGGCGCCGGCAGACGAGAGCTGA
- a CDS encoding AraC family transcriptional regulator has translation MDAISGLLDGPRARGAFVLRSSMRPPWSLRIQDEAPLTVVAAVRGEACIVRHDLVTWLDAGDVAVICGPEPYEVADKPSTPPQVVIQPGQLCTTVDGVEVSDMAEMGVRTWGNAEDGETVLLTGTYQLQSEISARLLSTLPELVHLPAADLDTPLIAYLAQETVKDAPGQEALLDRLLDLLLIAALRAWFSRPGAEAPGWYRAHGDPVVGPALQLLHNSPDKQWTVESIARAAGVSRAALSRRFTALVGEPPMTFLTNWRLTLAADLLREPDTTVEAVARKVGYSSAFALSTAFKRVYGVSPREHRERAYVGS, from the coding sequence ATGGACGCGATCTCCGGCCTGCTCGACGGGCCACGTGCGCGCGGTGCGTTTGTGCTGCGCTCATCAATGCGACCGCCGTGGTCGTTGCGGATCCAAGATGAAGCGCCGCTGACCGTGGTCGCTGCCGTACGCGGCGAGGCCTGCATCGTCCGGCACGATCTCGTCACCTGGCTCGACGCGGGCGACGTCGCCGTCATCTGCGGGCCCGAGCCCTACGAGGTCGCCGACAAACCCTCGACGCCCCCGCAGGTGGTCATCCAACCCGGGCAGCTGTGCACGACCGTCGACGGTGTCGAGGTCAGCGACATGGCAGAGATGGGCGTACGCACGTGGGGCAATGCCGAGGACGGCGAGACGGTCCTGCTGACCGGCACGTACCAGCTGCAGAGCGAGATCAGTGCCCGGTTGTTGTCGACGTTGCCCGAACTCGTGCACCTTCCGGCGGCCGACCTCGATACTCCGCTGATCGCATACCTCGCTCAGGAAACGGTCAAGGACGCACCTGGTCAGGAGGCACTGCTCGACCGGCTGCTCGACCTGCTGCTCATCGCGGCGCTGCGTGCCTGGTTCTCGAGGCCGGGTGCCGAGGCTCCCGGGTGGTATCGCGCGCACGGTGACCCCGTCGTCGGCCCGGCGCTGCAGCTACTGCACAACAGCCCGGACAAACAGTGGACGGTCGAGTCGATCGCGAGGGCTGCGGGTGTGTCGCGCGCGGCACTCTCTCGGCGGTTCACAGCGCTCGTCGGCGAACCCCCGATGACGTTCCTCACCAACTGGCGACTCACGCTCGCGGCAGACCTCCTACGCGAGCCCGACACCACCGTCGAGGCGGTCGCCCGCAAGGTCGGTTACAGCAGCGCGTTCGCACTGAGCACGGCGTTCAAACGCGTGTACGGAGTCAGTCCGCGCGAGCACCGCGAGCGGGCGTACGTCGGCAGCTGA
- a CDS encoding iron-sulfur cluster assembly protein — protein sequence MFPNLTEDRVYAALGSVRDPELDEAITELGFVQSISADGSAVTIELRLPTYFCAPNFAYLMVSDSYDAAWTVPGVRSVCVRLLDHFAADEINQGVAASKGFAGTFPGLADNELSELRLTFLRKAHSACQERVAAAMIRAGRVPESLATATLSDAEPGPDAERLLRRRAELGLPSGPTAPLLVHDDGEPIEDEDIPGRLQFARTTRISMEGNAGLCRGLLAVRYGGGANSG from the coding sequence ATGTTCCCGAACCTGACCGAGGACAGGGTGTACGCCGCGCTCGGCTCGGTACGCGACCCGGAGCTCGACGAGGCGATCACCGAGCTCGGGTTCGTCCAGTCGATCTCAGCCGATGGCTCCGCTGTCACGATCGAGCTCCGCCTGCCCACGTACTTCTGTGCACCGAACTTCGCGTACCTGATGGTGTCCGACAGCTACGACGCTGCCTGGACGGTGCCCGGCGTACGGTCCGTATGCGTTCGCCTCCTCGATCATTTCGCCGCCGATGAGATCAATCAGGGCGTTGCAGCGTCGAAGGGCTTTGCCGGCACGTTCCCGGGTCTTGCCGACAACGAGCTCTCGGAGCTCCGGCTGACGTTCCTGCGCAAAGCGCATTCGGCTTGCCAGGAACGCGTTGCGGCCGCCATGATTCGGGCCGGTCGAGTGCCTGAGTCGCTGGCGACCGCGACGCTGTCTGATGCGGAGCCCGGGCCGGACGCCGAGCGTCTGCTACGTCGCCGCGCTGAGCTCGGGTTGCCGTCCGGACCCACCGCGCCGCTGCTCGTACACGACGACGGTGAGCCGATCGAGGACGAAGACATTCCGGGTCGCCTGCAGTTCGCGCGTACGACGCGCATCAGCATGGAGGGCAACGCAGGCCTGTGCCGAGGACTGTTGGCGGTAAGGTACGGCGGGGGAGCGAACTCGGGGTAG
- a CDS encoding pyridoxal-phosphate dependent enzyme has protein sequence MSATHWYSRPTARQWSCTPVDGRAGVFHRGLAGYAPTPLVEVPQIADRLGVGHAYVKHEASRLGLPAFKVLGASYAIHRALDEAPSDVSTLVTATDGNHGHAVARMAKRSGLSARVFVPKGVDPVVVAAIRGEGADVEVLDAAYDDTVARAASAAESPECLLIQDTAWPGYERVPGWIVEGYETLLEEIDAQLGSDGVPGPDLVAVPVGVGSLAQAVVRHYRSGGRSPSVLSVEPDAAPCTVESLGAGAPVTVETASTSMAGLNCGTLSSLAWPVLRDGLDAAIAIGDDETAVAIDELAAAGVAAGPSGAASLAGTTAALGTSARRDDLEIDASSTVVLLVTEGPLQGRGHK, from the coding sequence ATGAGCGCGACGCACTGGTACTCCCGTCCCACGGCCAGGCAGTGGTCTTGTACGCCGGTCGACGGTCGGGCGGGAGTCTTCCATCGAGGGCTCGCGGGGTACGCGCCGACGCCGCTTGTCGAGGTGCCGCAGATCGCCGACCGACTCGGAGTGGGTCACGCGTACGTCAAGCACGAGGCGTCCAGGCTGGGGCTACCGGCGTTCAAGGTACTCGGCGCTTCGTACGCGATTCACCGTGCGCTCGATGAGGCTCCGAGCGACGTGTCCACGCTGGTCACCGCTACCGACGGCAACCACGGCCATGCCGTCGCGCGGATGGCGAAGCGGTCTGGTCTCAGCGCTCGAGTCTTCGTCCCGAAGGGCGTCGACCCGGTCGTGGTGGCTGCCATCCGTGGTGAAGGGGCCGACGTCGAGGTGCTCGACGCCGCGTACGACGACACGGTCGCGAGGGCCGCGTCGGCCGCGGAGTCGCCCGAGTGCCTGCTGATCCAAGACACCGCATGGCCCGGGTACGAGCGGGTGCCGGGATGGATCGTCGAAGGCTACGAGACTCTGCTCGAGGAGATCGACGCGCAGCTCGGTTCCGACGGAGTCCCCGGACCCGACCTGGTCGCGGTGCCGGTTGGAGTTGGCTCGCTTGCGCAGGCCGTTGTGCGCCACTACCGCAGCGGCGGCAGATCGCCATCGGTGCTGTCGGTGGAGCCCGACGCCGCGCCGTGCACAGTCGAGAGCCTGGGTGCTGGCGCGCCGGTGACGGTTGAGACCGCTTCGACGAGCATGGCGGGCCTCAACTGCGGCACGCTGTCCAGCCTCGCCTGGCCGGTGCTGCGCGACGGCCTCGACGCGGCAATCGCGATCGGAGACGACGAGACCGCCGTGGCGATCGATGAGCTTGCCGCCGCCGGCGTGGCCGCGGGACCGAGCGGAGCGGCGTCGCTAGCGGGTACGACGGCCGCGCTCGGCACGTCTGCGCGTCGCGACGACCTCGAGATCGATGCGAGTTCGACGGTTGTCCTGCTCGTCACTGAGGGGCCGCTGCAAGGTCGCGGGCATAAGTAG
- a CDS encoding sulfotransferase domain-containing protein, whose amino-acid sequence MTSEPVRYRSPEEDSARWHDFPFREGDIVISTRSKSGTTWAQMICALLVHQTPALPEPLATLSPWFDWLVTPRDELVERLERQPHRRIIKTHTPLDGIPIDDRATYLVVARHPLDMAVSLYHQGNNLDRERIAELTGVPAGPRRERPELHDWLLSWVESQADPRDQMDSLPGVMWHLSDAWARRADANIALLRYADLVHDLDGQMRSLATELGISVAADRWPELVKAATFEQMRAASTASVPTLPGVLKDESAFFRRGRPGAGREVLSPTEFERYERRVAELAAPDLLHWLHDD is encoded by the coding sequence GTGACGTCTGAACCGGTCCGCTATCGCTCACCAGAGGAAGACAGCGCCCGGTGGCACGACTTCCCGTTCCGCGAGGGCGACATCGTGATCAGCACGCGGTCCAAGAGCGGTACGACGTGGGCGCAGATGATCTGTGCCTTGCTCGTCCACCAGACGCCTGCTTTACCCGAACCCCTCGCAACGCTGTCTCCGTGGTTCGACTGGTTGGTCACGCCCCGCGACGAGCTGGTCGAGCGGCTGGAGCGCCAACCGCATCGACGGATCATCAAGACGCATACGCCACTCGACGGCATACCGATCGACGACCGTGCGACGTACCTCGTCGTCGCGCGGCATCCGCTGGACATGGCTGTTTCGTTGTACCACCAGGGCAACAACCTCGACCGTGAACGCATCGCGGAGCTGACCGGCGTACCGGCCGGGCCGCGCCGCGAGCGACCGGAGCTGCACGACTGGTTGCTCTCCTGGGTCGAGTCGCAGGCAGACCCGCGCGACCAGATGGACTCGCTTCCGGGCGTGATGTGGCATCTGTCCGATGCCTGGGCTCGACGTGCGGACGCCAATATCGCTCTGCTCCGGTACGCCGACCTCGTACACGATCTCGACGGGCAGATGCGGTCATTGGCAACCGAGCTGGGCATCTCCGTTGCCGCAGACCGGTGGCCGGAGCTGGTGAAGGCTGCGACCTTCGAGCAGATGCGCGCGGCATCGACCGCGTCTGTTCCGACCCTGCCCGGCGTGCTCAAGGACGAGTCCGCGTTCTTCCGGCGGGGCAGGCCCGGTGCGGGGCGCGAGGTGCTCAGCCCGACCGAGTTCGAGCGCTACGAGCGACGCGTCGCGGAGCTGGCAGCTCCCGATCTGCTGCACTGGCTACACGATGACTGA
- a CDS encoding amidohydrolase, whose protein sequence is MYTKNGESYFIVDSHVHAWDATPANQANRYGEGFINCFYDYHRNLSPQDQLWSVDDFQLQSEQRILDDLFTNGYVDKAIFQPTYLNDFYVNGFNTTERCGALAEKHPDKFIVNGAWDPRDGEDGLERLSRLAERWQLQGVKLYTAEWKGASKGWKLSDPWAYRFLEKCLELGIRNIHVHKGPTAYPLNRDAFDVADVDDAASEFPGLRFIVEHVGLPRLEDFCWIATQEPNVYGGLAFAMPFIHSRPRYFAQIIGELMYWIGEDRMTFSSDYAIWTPQWLVERFVDFEIPADLDEYAPLTIEAKKKILGLNAAALYDIDVPAHLRLPETTTAGV, encoded by the coding sequence ATGTACACCAAGAACGGGGAGTCCTACTTCATCGTCGACAGCCACGTGCACGCGTGGGACGCCACGCCGGCCAATCAGGCCAACCGCTACGGCGAAGGTTTCATCAACTGCTTCTACGACTATCACCGTAACCTCAGCCCGCAGGATCAGCTCTGGAGTGTCGACGACTTCCAGCTGCAGAGTGAGCAGCGGATCCTCGACGACCTGTTCACCAACGGTTATGTCGACAAGGCGATCTTCCAGCCGACGTATCTCAACGACTTCTACGTCAACGGCTTCAACACGACCGAGCGATGCGGTGCGCTGGCGGAGAAGCACCCGGATAAGTTCATCGTCAATGGTGCTTGGGATCCGCGCGACGGTGAGGACGGCCTCGAGCGGCTTTCCCGGCTCGCGGAGCGCTGGCAGCTACAGGGTGTCAAGCTGTACACAGCCGAGTGGAAGGGCGCCTCCAAGGGTTGGAAGCTCAGCGACCCGTGGGCGTACCGCTTCCTGGAGAAGTGTCTCGAGCTCGGAATCCGCAACATCCATGTACACAAGGGCCCGACCGCCTATCCGTTGAACCGGGACGCCTTCGATGTCGCCGATGTCGACGACGCCGCCTCGGAGTTTCCCGGGTTGCGGTTCATCGTCGAGCACGTCGGCCTCCCGCGGCTGGAGGACTTCTGCTGGATCGCGACGCAGGAACCCAACGTGTACGGCGGTCTCGCCTTTGCGATGCCGTTCATCCACTCGCGGCCGAGGTACTTCGCTCAGATCATCGGCGAGCTCATGTACTGGATCGGCGAGGATCGCATGACGTTCTCCAGCGACTACGCCATCTGGACGCCGCAGTGGCTGGTCGAGCGGTTCGTGGATTTCGAGATCCCCGCCGACCTCGATGAGTACGCGCCACTGACGATCGAGGCGAAGAAGAAGATTCTCGGGCTGAACGCCGCCGCGCTGTACGACATCGACGTACCCGCTCACCTTCGGCTGCCCGAGACGACCACGGCGGGGGTTTGA